Proteins co-encoded in one Acidobacteriota bacterium genomic window:
- a CDS encoding P22 coat protein - protein 5 domain protein: MSLNFIKTVWAARLLSALEKSLVYGQAGVVNRDYEGEIREAGDTVKIASIGDPTIGTYTKDADISVQVLTDAEQTLLINQQKYFAFTVDDVDKVQQNVNAMDEAMTRAAYGLRDLADQFIAASYTLVPSGNLVGSTGSPVAAGAANAAYNHLVNLSVKLDEANVPSDGRFVVVPPFFHGYLLQDSRFVGSGAAAADARMLNGKIGEAAGFTVMKSNNVPIASSDKYKVIAGHSIAYSYAEQISKVESYRKEKGFADGVKGLHVYGGKLVRPTAWAVGTVTNAAS, from the coding sequence ATGTCACTCAATTTTATCAAGACAGTTTGGGCCGCCCGATTGCTGTCGGCCCTCGAAAAGTCTCTCGTTTACGGACAAGCCGGCGTGGTCAATCGCGACTACGAAGGCGAGATCCGGGAAGCCGGTGACACGGTGAAGATCGCGTCGATCGGTGATCCGACAATCGGGACGTACACCAAGGACGCGGACATCTCGGTCCAGGTGCTGACCGACGCCGAGCAGACATTGCTGATCAATCAGCAGAAGTATTTTGCATTCACCGTCGATGACGTGGACAAAGTCCAGCAGAACGTCAATGCAATGGATGAGGCGATGACGCGTGCGGCCTATGGCCTACGTGATCTCGCGGACCAGTTCATCGCGGCGAGCTACACGCTGGTGCCATCGGGCAACCTAGTCGGCTCGACCGGTTCGCCGGTGGCAGCCGGTGCGGCAAATGCCGCGTACAACCACCTCGTAAATCTGAGCGTGAAGCTCGACGAGGCCAACGTGCCGAGCGATGGCCGCTTTGTTGTCGTGCCTCCGTTCTTCCACGGCTACCTGCTGCAGGACTCGCGTTTTGTCGGTAGCGGTGCAGCTGCGGCTGATGCCCGTATGCTCAACGGCAAGATCGGTGAAGCTGCGGGCTTCACGGTCATGAAGTCGAACAATGTGCCGATCGCCTCGAGCGATAAGTACAAGGTCATCGCGGGCCACTCCATCGCGTACAGCTATGCCGAGCAGATCAGCAAGGTCGAATCGTACCGCAAGGAGAAAGGCTTTGCGGACGGTGTCAAGGGCCTGCACGTTTACGGCGGCAAGCTCGTTCGTCCGACCGCCTGGGCAGTCGGAACCGTTACCAACGCGGCCAGCTAA